CTCGTTCGGTTTCAACATCAATTCCTTTTTTGCGAAGATTCCTTATATAAACTTCAACTGTGTTTGGCAAAATATCTGCATCATAATCCCAGACATGATTAATTATGGTGTCCTTTGAAATAATTTTATCAGGATGTCTCATAAAGTATTCCAGTAAACTAAATTCTTTGCTTGAAAGCTTTACTCTTTTGCCTTTTTTAGTAACCTTGAAATTCTCTATATCAAGCTCCAAGTCAGACGCTTTGAGTACATTAGAAACTACATTTTTAGGTCTTCGTGTAAGAGCTCTTATTCTGGCAAGCAATTCTTCAAAAGAGAAAGGTTTTGTCAAATAATCATCAGCTCCAGCGTTTAGTCCTGCAATTTTGTCTTCTATTTGTCCTTTCGCCGTAAGAATTAAAATTGGTGTTTCAACTTTTGCAGTTCTTAAATTTTTGCAAATTGTCATCCCATCAATTCCAGGAAGAAGCAAATCAAGAAGTATTAGATCATAATCTTCGCTGCTTGCAAGATCATATCCGCTAGTCCCGTCATAAGCTGTGTCAACTGCATATCTTTCTTGCTCAAGTCCTTTTTTGATAGTATTTGCAATGCGTCTTTCATCTTCAATAACAAGTATTCTCATAGTTCACATATTATACATTAGACCCTGAAAACTAACTTAAAATTTTATTGTCACTTGTATTTATGAGTTTCTTTCTATACAATTTGGCCAATGTTAAAAAACATTTCATCAAGAATTTTTCCTCCAAAATTGCTTTTAATTCCCGCTGCCGTTATTCTTGCAATTCTTCTTTATCATTTCAAAGGCGTTTTTGTCGCGGCAACTGTAAACGGTGAACCAATAAGTAGA
The Patescibacteria group bacterium genome window above contains:
- a CDS encoding response regulator transcription factor, coding for MRILVIEDERRIANTIKKGLEQERYAVDTAYDGTSGYDLASSEDYDLILLDLLLPGIDGMTICKNLRTAKVETPILILTAKGQIEDKIAGLNAGADDYLTKPFSFEELLARIRALTRRPKNVVSNVLKASDLELDIENFKVTKKGKRVKLSSKEFSLLEYFMRHPDKIISKDTIINHVWDYDADILPNTVEVYIRNLRKKGIDVETERGFGYRLSSK